Proteins from a genomic interval of Panthera tigris isolate Pti1 chromosome A2, P.tigris_Pti1_mat1.1, whole genome shotgun sequence:
- the NAPEPLD gene encoding N-acyl-phosphatidylethanolamine-hydrolyzing phospholipase D isoform X1: protein MFFSEKDMDENESNQSLMTSSQYPKEAVRKRQNSARSSVGSDSSRFSRKSFKLDYRLEEDVTKSKKGKDGRFVNPWPTWKNLSIPNVLRWLIMEKDHSSVPCSKEELDKELPVLRPYFIDDPEEAGVREAGLRVTWLGHATVMVEMDELIFLTDPVFSSRASPSQHMGPKRFRRPPCTIGELPPIDAVLISHNHYDHLDYNSVIALNERFGQELRWFVPLGLLDWMQKCGCENVIELDWWEENCVPGHDKVTFVFTPSQHWCKRTLVDDNKVLWGSWSVLGPWSRFFFAGDTGYCPAFEEIGKRFGPFDLAAIPIGAYEPRWFMKYQHIDPEEAVRIHIDVQTKKSVAIHWGTFALANEHYLEPPVKLSEALGRYGLKTEDFFVLKHGESRYLHTDDENSE, encoded by the exons atgttcTT ctctgAAAAGGACAtggatgaaaatgaaagcaaccaATCTCTGATGACAAGCAGCCAGTATCCTAAAGAAGCAGTAAGAAAACGCCAAAATTCAGCACGGAGTTCTGTAGGAAGTGattcttctaggttttccagGAAAAGTTTCAAATTGGATTACAGACTAGAAGAAGATGTAACTaaatcaaagaaaggaaaggatggcAGATTTGTCAACCCTTGGCCAACTTGGAAAAATCTCTCTATTCCAAATGTTCTTAGATGGCTGATAATGGAGAAAGATCACAGCAGTGTTCCGTGTTCCAAAGAG GAACTTGATAAAGAGCTTCCAGTGCTGAGGCCGTATTTTATCGATGACCCCGAAGAAGCTGGGGTGCGGGAAGCTGGCCTCAGAGTCACATGGCTGGGACATGCGACAGTCATGGTGGAAATGGACGAGCTCATATTTCTCACAGACCCCGTCTTTAGCTCCCGTGCGTCACCATCGCAGCACATGGGTCCGAAGCGGTTCCGTCGTCCCCCGTGCACCATAGGTGAACTCCCCCCGATAGATGCTGTCCTTATCAGTCACAACCACTATGACCACCTGGACTACAATTCTGTCATCGCTCTGAATGAACGATTTGGTCAGGAGTTGCGATGGTTTGTGCCTTTGGGTCTCCTCGACTGGATGCAGAAGTGCGGCTGTGAGAATGTGATCGAGCTGGACTGGTGGGAGGAGAATTGTGTCCCCGGACACGATAAGGTCACCTTTGTCTTTACGCCTTCCCAGCACTGGTGCAAAAGGACTCTCGTGGATGACAACAAGGTTCTGTGGGGCAGCTGGTCTGTCTTGGGGCCTTGGAGCCGATTTTTTTTTGCAGGAGACACTGGCTATTGCCCTGCCTTTGAAGAGATAGGAAAAAGGTTTGGACCTTTTGACCTTGCAGCTATTCCCATCGGAGCATATGAACCAAG GTGGTTTATGAAATACCAGCATATAGACCCAGAAGAAGCTGTAAGGATTCACATCGATGTTCAGACAAAGAAATCTGTGGCAATTCACTGGGGAACTTTTGCCTTAGCAAATGAG CATTACTTAGAGCCCCCAGTGAAACTGAGTGAGGCTCTAGGAAGATATGGACTTAAGACTGAAGATTTTTTTGTCTTGAAGCATGGAGAATCCAGATACCTCCATACTGACGATGAAAACTCTGAATGA
- the NAPEPLD gene encoding N-acyl-phosphatidylethanolamine-hydrolyzing phospholipase D isoform X2: MDENESNQSLMTSSQYPKEAVRKRQNSARSSVGSDSSRFSRKSFKLDYRLEEDVTKSKKGKDGRFVNPWPTWKNLSIPNVLRWLIMEKDHSSVPCSKEELDKELPVLRPYFIDDPEEAGVREAGLRVTWLGHATVMVEMDELIFLTDPVFSSRASPSQHMGPKRFRRPPCTIGELPPIDAVLISHNHYDHLDYNSVIALNERFGQELRWFVPLGLLDWMQKCGCENVIELDWWEENCVPGHDKVTFVFTPSQHWCKRTLVDDNKVLWGSWSVLGPWSRFFFAGDTGYCPAFEEIGKRFGPFDLAAIPIGAYEPRWFMKYQHIDPEEAVRIHIDVQTKKSVAIHWGTFALANEHYLEPPVKLSEALGRYGLKTEDFFVLKHGESRYLHTDDENSE, from the exons AtggatgaaaatgaaagcaaccaATCTCTGATGACAAGCAGCCAGTATCCTAAAGAAGCAGTAAGAAAACGCCAAAATTCAGCACGGAGTTCTGTAGGAAGTGattcttctaggttttccagGAAAAGTTTCAAATTGGATTACAGACTAGAAGAAGATGTAACTaaatcaaagaaaggaaaggatggcAGATTTGTCAACCCTTGGCCAACTTGGAAAAATCTCTCTATTCCAAATGTTCTTAGATGGCTGATAATGGAGAAAGATCACAGCAGTGTTCCGTGTTCCAAAGAG GAACTTGATAAAGAGCTTCCAGTGCTGAGGCCGTATTTTATCGATGACCCCGAAGAAGCTGGGGTGCGGGAAGCTGGCCTCAGAGTCACATGGCTGGGACATGCGACAGTCATGGTGGAAATGGACGAGCTCATATTTCTCACAGACCCCGTCTTTAGCTCCCGTGCGTCACCATCGCAGCACATGGGTCCGAAGCGGTTCCGTCGTCCCCCGTGCACCATAGGTGAACTCCCCCCGATAGATGCTGTCCTTATCAGTCACAACCACTATGACCACCTGGACTACAATTCTGTCATCGCTCTGAATGAACGATTTGGTCAGGAGTTGCGATGGTTTGTGCCTTTGGGTCTCCTCGACTGGATGCAGAAGTGCGGCTGTGAGAATGTGATCGAGCTGGACTGGTGGGAGGAGAATTGTGTCCCCGGACACGATAAGGTCACCTTTGTCTTTACGCCTTCCCAGCACTGGTGCAAAAGGACTCTCGTGGATGACAACAAGGTTCTGTGGGGCAGCTGGTCTGTCTTGGGGCCTTGGAGCCGATTTTTTTTTGCAGGAGACACTGGCTATTGCCCTGCCTTTGAAGAGATAGGAAAAAGGTTTGGACCTTTTGACCTTGCAGCTATTCCCATCGGAGCATATGAACCAAG GTGGTTTATGAAATACCAGCATATAGACCCAGAAGAAGCTGTAAGGATTCACATCGATGTTCAGACAAAGAAATCTGTGGCAATTCACTGGGGAACTTTTGCCTTAGCAAATGAG CATTACTTAGAGCCCCCAGTGAAACTGAGTGAGGCTCTAGGAAGATATGGACTTAAGACTGAAGATTTTTTTGTCTTGAAGCATGGAGAATCCAGATACCTCCATACTGACGATGAAAACTCTGAATGA